In Phoenix dactylifera cultivar Barhee BC4 unplaced genomic scaffold, palm_55x_up_171113_PBpolish2nd_filt_p 000292F, whole genome shotgun sequence, the following are encoded in one genomic region:
- the LOC103705199 gene encoding nijmegen breakage syndrome 1 protein isoform X1 has protein sequence MVWGLIPVDSLRGAQKYYIFSKGTYNVGRKDCDIIVQTDTSVSRVHAEIIVDKMTFIDPSHSGSGTFPSYVRIVDRSRYGTSVNREFGAEGVRLRKGQEAKLKDGDLVTFGTGNATVRFCFVPFVIFLHCSKPIQANRSLEASISSIGANITCTWSNECTHVLVDESSSITLELIEAILSKKPVVLSDWCEVLAEQKIRTEIPSCTSYIPSLTVDGILVRVVDPKSREKCLAGYTFVMVSSHKYKFGDKFQSLLEVAGAKSFHVDEFCSSSQTSADGESNQVVLVIPGERTNEFDHFRELSSLSRVTEMRLVAAILSGHLESSIIKPPAFIISSSHSTDETIVADSDVEIDTATSDRAAAIFNLQGALRYEHDEIVKEPENREDVRNYKDTQKNVNYSLNEHEEKNTKVSEDAEETRDRKDKSNCTNYSVISPDKSNTSGPKFENVGVMKRVDKSEEAVADRHENSDIMYSQDLIVKNIGTPLPGRSTTDKVANFKCFRKRNTMSGNSFRNLIPFSKDPYLESGCGSNESSEYTREEKKRKQIEAIAEDLFNNEKARKRATAGTSLQALLSRR, from the exons ATGGTCTGGGGATTGATTCCCGTCGATTCCCTTCGAG GTGCACAGAAGTACTACATCTTCTCCAAGGGAACATACAACGTTGGTCGAAAAG attgtGATATTATTGTCCAAACAGACACATCAGTATCCCGAGTTCATGCAGAGATTATTGTTGATAAAATGACTTTTATTGATCCTTCTCATAGTGGGTCTGGTACTTTTCCCTCCTATGTCCGGATCGTTGATCGCTCAAGATACGGTACATCTGTTAATAGAGAATTTGGGGCTGAGGGAGTTCGTTTGCGTAAAGGTCAAGAGGCAAAACTTAAAGATGGGGATTTGGTAACATTTGGAACCGGCAATGCAACCGTCAG GTTTTGTTTTGTGCCCTTTGTAATCTTTCTTCATTGCTCAAAGCCCATCCAAGCAAATCGTTCACTTGAAGCCAGCATTTCATCTATTG GGGCGAACATTACTTGTACTTGGAGCAATGAGTGCACACATGTTCTTGTTGACGAATCTTCTTCAATAACACTTGAGCTTATTGAAGCAATTCTTTCTAAGAAACCAGTTGTCCTCAGTGATTGGTGTGAG GTCCTTGCTGAGCAAAAAATTCGCACAGAAATTCCTTCTTGTACCTC CTACATTCCAAGTTTGACTGTAGATGGGATATTGGTAAGGGTTGTAGATCCCAAGTCTCGAGAGAAATGCCTAGCAGGCTATACCTTTGTTATGGTATCTTCACATAAG TATAAATTTGGTGATAAGTTCCAATCTTTACTCGAAGTTGCTGGAGCAAAATCTTTCCATGTTGATGAATTTTGTTCAAGTAGCCAG ACTTCAGCGGATGGAGAAAGCAACCAAGTAGTTCTGGTAATTCCTGGAGAACGAACAAATGAATTTGATCACTTTCGTGAGCTGTCTTCTTTGTCCAGAGTCACTGAAATGAGATTGGTTGCTGCCATTTTATCTGGACACTTGGAATCTTCCATCATCAAGCCCCCTGCTT ttatcatttcatcttcacaTTCCACTGATGAGACTATAGTAGCGGATTCTGATGTTGAAATTGATACTGCCACGTCAGATCGTGCTGCTGCCATTTTCAATCTTCAGGGCGCCCTCAGATATGAACATGATGAAATTGTAAAAGAACCTGAAAACAGAGAAGATGTAAGAAATTACAAGGACACCCAAAAAAATGTAAATTATTCTCTAAATGAACATGAAGAGAAAAATACAAAAGTATCTGAAGATGCAGAAGAAACCAGAGATCGCAAGGACAAAAGTAACTGTACTAATTATTCAGTCATATCTCCAGACAAGTCCAATACTTCAGGCCCAAAGTTTGAGAATGTTGGTGTCATGAAAAGGGTGGACAAAAGTGAGGAAGCTGTTGCTGACAGACATGAAAATTCAGACATCATGTATAGTCAAGATTTGATTGTGAAAAATATTGGTACTCCACTTCCTGGTAGATCTACCACAGATAAGGTTGCCAACTTCAAATGCTTTAGAAAG AGAAATACAATGTCTGGAAATAGCTTCAGAAATCTCATTCCATTTTCAAAAGATCCATACCT AGAATCTGGTTGTGGGAGCAACGAATCATCTGAGTACACGAGGGAAGAGAAGAAGCGTAAGCAAATTGAAGCTATCGCGGAGGACTTGTTCAACAATGAAAAG GCGAGGAAACGTGCCACTGCTGGTACTTCTCTTCAAGCCCTTCTTTCACGGCGCTGA
- the LOC103705199 gene encoding nijmegen breakage syndrome 1 protein isoform X3, with amino-acid sequence MTFIDPSHSGSGTFPSYVRIVDRSRYGTSVNREFGAEGVRLRKGQEAKLKDGDLVTFGTGNATVRFCFVPFVIFLHCSKPIQANRSLEASISSIGANITCTWSNECTHVLVDESSSITLELIEAILSKKPVVLSDWCEVLAEQKIRTEIPSCTSYIPSLTVDGILVRVVDPKSREKCLAGYTFVMVSSHKYKFGDKFQSLLEVAGAKSFHVDEFCSSSQTSADGESNQVVLVIPGERTNEFDHFRELSSLSRVTEMRLVAAILSGHLESSIIKPPAFIISSSHSTDETIVADSDVEIDTATSDRAAAIFNLQGALRYEHDEIVKEPENREDVRNYKDTQKNVNYSLNEHEEKNTKVSEDAEETRDRKDKSNCTNYSVISPDKSNTSGPKFENVGVMKRVDKSEEAVADRHENSDIMYSQDLIVKNIGTPLPGRSTTDKVANFKCFRKRNTMSGNSFRNLIPFSKDPYLESGCGSNESSEYTREEKKRKQIEAIAEDLFNNEKARKRATAGTSLQALLSRR; translated from the exons ATGACTTTTATTGATCCTTCTCATAGTGGGTCTGGTACTTTTCCCTCCTATGTCCGGATCGTTGATCGCTCAAGATACGGTACATCTGTTAATAGAGAATTTGGGGCTGAGGGAGTTCGTTTGCGTAAAGGTCAAGAGGCAAAACTTAAAGATGGGGATTTGGTAACATTTGGAACCGGCAATGCAACCGTCAG GTTTTGTTTTGTGCCCTTTGTAATCTTTCTTCATTGCTCAAAGCCCATCCAAGCAAATCGTTCACTTGAAGCCAGCATTTCATCTATTG GGGCGAACATTACTTGTACTTGGAGCAATGAGTGCACACATGTTCTTGTTGACGAATCTTCTTCAATAACACTTGAGCTTATTGAAGCAATTCTTTCTAAGAAACCAGTTGTCCTCAGTGATTGGTGTGAG GTCCTTGCTGAGCAAAAAATTCGCACAGAAATTCCTTCTTGTACCTC CTACATTCCAAGTTTGACTGTAGATGGGATATTGGTAAGGGTTGTAGATCCCAAGTCTCGAGAGAAATGCCTAGCAGGCTATACCTTTGTTATGGTATCTTCACATAAG TATAAATTTGGTGATAAGTTCCAATCTTTACTCGAAGTTGCTGGAGCAAAATCTTTCCATGTTGATGAATTTTGTTCAAGTAGCCAG ACTTCAGCGGATGGAGAAAGCAACCAAGTAGTTCTGGTAATTCCTGGAGAACGAACAAATGAATTTGATCACTTTCGTGAGCTGTCTTCTTTGTCCAGAGTCACTGAAATGAGATTGGTTGCTGCCATTTTATCTGGACACTTGGAATCTTCCATCATCAAGCCCCCTGCTT ttatcatttcatcttcacaTTCCACTGATGAGACTATAGTAGCGGATTCTGATGTTGAAATTGATACTGCCACGTCAGATCGTGCTGCTGCCATTTTCAATCTTCAGGGCGCCCTCAGATATGAACATGATGAAATTGTAAAAGAACCTGAAAACAGAGAAGATGTAAGAAATTACAAGGACACCCAAAAAAATGTAAATTATTCTCTAAATGAACATGAAGAGAAAAATACAAAAGTATCTGAAGATGCAGAAGAAACCAGAGATCGCAAGGACAAAAGTAACTGTACTAATTATTCAGTCATATCTCCAGACAAGTCCAATACTTCAGGCCCAAAGTTTGAGAATGTTGGTGTCATGAAAAGGGTGGACAAAAGTGAGGAAGCTGTTGCTGACAGACATGAAAATTCAGACATCATGTATAGTCAAGATTTGATTGTGAAAAATATTGGTACTCCACTTCCTGGTAGATCTACCACAGATAAGGTTGCCAACTTCAAATGCTTTAGAAAG AGAAATACAATGTCTGGAAATAGCTTCAGAAATCTCATTCCATTTTCAAAAGATCCATACCT AGAATCTGGTTGTGGGAGCAACGAATCATCTGAGTACACGAGGGAAGAGAAGAAGCGTAAGCAAATTGAAGCTATCGCGGAGGACTTGTTCAACAATGAAAAG GCGAGGAAACGTGCCACTGCTGGTACTTCTCTTCAAGCCCTTCTTTCACGGCGCTGA
- the LOC103705199 gene encoding nijmegen breakage syndrome 1 protein isoform X2 produces the protein MVWGLIPVDSLRDCDIIVQTDTSVSRVHAEIIVDKMTFIDPSHSGSGTFPSYVRIVDRSRYGTSVNREFGAEGVRLRKGQEAKLKDGDLVTFGTGNATVRFCFVPFVIFLHCSKPIQANRSLEASISSIGANITCTWSNECTHVLVDESSSITLELIEAILSKKPVVLSDWCEVLAEQKIRTEIPSCTSYIPSLTVDGILVRVVDPKSREKCLAGYTFVMVSSHKYKFGDKFQSLLEVAGAKSFHVDEFCSSSQTSADGESNQVVLVIPGERTNEFDHFRELSSLSRVTEMRLVAAILSGHLESSIIKPPAFIISSSHSTDETIVADSDVEIDTATSDRAAAIFNLQGALRYEHDEIVKEPENREDVRNYKDTQKNVNYSLNEHEEKNTKVSEDAEETRDRKDKSNCTNYSVISPDKSNTSGPKFENVGVMKRVDKSEEAVADRHENSDIMYSQDLIVKNIGTPLPGRSTTDKVANFKCFRKRNTMSGNSFRNLIPFSKDPYLESGCGSNESSEYTREEKKRKQIEAIAEDLFNNEKARKRATAGTSLQALLSRR, from the exons ATGGTCTGGGGATTGATTCCCGTCGATTCCCTTCGAG attgtGATATTATTGTCCAAACAGACACATCAGTATCCCGAGTTCATGCAGAGATTATTGTTGATAAAATGACTTTTATTGATCCTTCTCATAGTGGGTCTGGTACTTTTCCCTCCTATGTCCGGATCGTTGATCGCTCAAGATACGGTACATCTGTTAATAGAGAATTTGGGGCTGAGGGAGTTCGTTTGCGTAAAGGTCAAGAGGCAAAACTTAAAGATGGGGATTTGGTAACATTTGGAACCGGCAATGCAACCGTCAG GTTTTGTTTTGTGCCCTTTGTAATCTTTCTTCATTGCTCAAAGCCCATCCAAGCAAATCGTTCACTTGAAGCCAGCATTTCATCTATTG GGGCGAACATTACTTGTACTTGGAGCAATGAGTGCACACATGTTCTTGTTGACGAATCTTCTTCAATAACACTTGAGCTTATTGAAGCAATTCTTTCTAAGAAACCAGTTGTCCTCAGTGATTGGTGTGAG GTCCTTGCTGAGCAAAAAATTCGCACAGAAATTCCTTCTTGTACCTC CTACATTCCAAGTTTGACTGTAGATGGGATATTGGTAAGGGTTGTAGATCCCAAGTCTCGAGAGAAATGCCTAGCAGGCTATACCTTTGTTATGGTATCTTCACATAAG TATAAATTTGGTGATAAGTTCCAATCTTTACTCGAAGTTGCTGGAGCAAAATCTTTCCATGTTGATGAATTTTGTTCAAGTAGCCAG ACTTCAGCGGATGGAGAAAGCAACCAAGTAGTTCTGGTAATTCCTGGAGAACGAACAAATGAATTTGATCACTTTCGTGAGCTGTCTTCTTTGTCCAGAGTCACTGAAATGAGATTGGTTGCTGCCATTTTATCTGGACACTTGGAATCTTCCATCATCAAGCCCCCTGCTT ttatcatttcatcttcacaTTCCACTGATGAGACTATAGTAGCGGATTCTGATGTTGAAATTGATACTGCCACGTCAGATCGTGCTGCTGCCATTTTCAATCTTCAGGGCGCCCTCAGATATGAACATGATGAAATTGTAAAAGAACCTGAAAACAGAGAAGATGTAAGAAATTACAAGGACACCCAAAAAAATGTAAATTATTCTCTAAATGAACATGAAGAGAAAAATACAAAAGTATCTGAAGATGCAGAAGAAACCAGAGATCGCAAGGACAAAAGTAACTGTACTAATTATTCAGTCATATCTCCAGACAAGTCCAATACTTCAGGCCCAAAGTTTGAGAATGTTGGTGTCATGAAAAGGGTGGACAAAAGTGAGGAAGCTGTTGCTGACAGACATGAAAATTCAGACATCATGTATAGTCAAGATTTGATTGTGAAAAATATTGGTACTCCACTTCCTGGTAGATCTACCACAGATAAGGTTGCCAACTTCAAATGCTTTAGAAAG AGAAATACAATGTCTGGAAATAGCTTCAGAAATCTCATTCCATTTTCAAAAGATCCATACCT AGAATCTGGTTGTGGGAGCAACGAATCATCTGAGTACACGAGGGAAGAGAAGAAGCGTAAGCAAATTGAAGCTATCGCGGAGGACTTGTTCAACAATGAAAAG GCGAGGAAACGTGCCACTGCTGGTACTTCTCTTCAAGCCCTTCTTTCACGGCGCTGA